attggacatggggtccACTAAAAGGTGGCGGTCGGGATATTACAACTAGAGTGTCGGTTAGAGTTTTTTTCAATAATCCAATATATGGGGTTTGattgtaaaacaaaagtaaaaataaactcGTGCGTAGCACGGGGTATCCTCTAGTATATTATATTACCAAGTAGCCTTAAGCAGAGAAGCTCTCCTTTAATGTTGTGTAGTTTATGGAGGAGTGGGTTGGTGAAGATACCATGTGTCCGTACTGTGATTGAATCAACTCTTGCCTATACGATTTGCGATATGTCTATGACGGCAATTATAAACGGTGTAATCAAGGTTTTATGATTTATACACAGACACATTTACTTAAATCATACTATATGTTTAATGATGAGAGATTATATAGCAAAAGTTCGTTTCTGCAAGATTATATATCAGTCTCACAGAGATTATacaaaaatagattttgatGTTTGAAAGGTTTAAAAGAGAAGACAGACTCTAGACTCTAAACTCAATTCCAAagcaattttttattttgagatgGAGTAGTGACTCTAAGAATCCCACTTTTGCTTCGCCAGCCTGAATAGTCTGACATGTTCGTCAACATAGAAGAATTCGACCGTGTTAGATCGACAAATGCAGGAATTGGAGCTCGAAGAAGGGACACAGAAAGCTTCAGAATTTGTGAGGAAAATGCTTTGATCTCCGATGTCTTGAGTGTAAACAGCGTTTCCTTCTTCGTCTAGCCTGAACACCATTATTGCTTCTGTTTTCCTTCTCGGAACACCTTCGACGATCTCTGCGGTCTTCCTGTACAACTTAACCATGAAAGTTTCACTGGTGGTTACTGACTCCACCAAGTGTTCGCTTGTGGAGCACGAATACAAAAGGTCTCGTTTTGTCTCGGACAACTTGGGAAGGTTTTGAAACCGCAAGTTCTGCAACTTTGGGTTGTTGCTAGGGTTGTGGAGATCCCATCCGATGAGGTGGCCTCCAGAGCCGGCTATGCGAAACATGTTATCTTTCTTGGAATACATGACAggggaggagaagaagcaggGGTCTGTCATTCGGACGTTGACCCACTCGGAGTTGCTTTGAGCCGGTCTGCAAAAGCTGAGCTGAGGACCCAAGAACTTGACAGCCACAACACAGTCCTCTTCTTCAGGGAAAGACGAAGACATGGCCACTTTGGTGATATATTGGGTTTGGCAATAAGGCAGAGTTACAAGAGGAGGCAGCAAAATGCTTTTTGGATCTGTGACACTGTTTATATTTACTTCTCGCAGAATCAACACGCCGTTCTTCAAAGTAGGTAGCCATCCATTGGATGGTCCCATCGTTCCCATTTCCTTATACAAATCTCTACGTAACTTGTTATCcttctcatcttcctcatccAACTTTCTAACCAACTCTTCAAAAGAAATGCCTTTGTGAAAACTTAGACCTGACCTCCTAATGATGATTTTTCCGGGAACTTTACATGGATCAGCGCAGATCAAGACAAGAGAATGACAGTGACTTTGCAACATCAACGATGGGAGGGCATTAGAGAGATGAGGAGAGGATCTCACCAACACAGGTCTTCGAAAGCAGAACTTCGAGGGCTGAGCGAGAAGCAAAGACATGAATTATGTTCTTCACGGAAAGGAAGAGAAttaagaaaagacaaaaaaacaattggtGATCTTCTCCTCCTAAAACCCTATCCATTAATACAGAACGATATGACTTGGTCACCAAGTCTCCATTAATACAGAAGAATATGACTTGCTCACCAAATTTCCcatcttttggatatttttcttCACCCAAAATTCCCTCTTTTGGATACTACTTGACTAATGggaaaaaatcataagaaaaccAGTCTGACCAACTCGTGGCTGCTagtaataataacaaacaattGAATTTTTCGTCTAGGAGAAATAAACGGATGGGGAAGATCCCTCCTGGCTCATCATTGGCAGGAACGAACCAGTAATCATCGCttctttaaaatttaagaaagaaacctTGTGGCTTTTTATTAGGAAACTGGGACTGCTGCTAATAGAGAGTAGAAACTAACCATTTTGGCAAATCCAATGTTGGCCGCAACGGAAACCCATTCTCGTTAAATCGCttgtttagaaacttctcaaaaggtCATGGATCGTATCTTGTCTCACTCACTCAGTCCGTAagtctttctcttccttttttctctgttttcagataaaaacagagcatttgCGGACAAACAAAGCTTGTAAGACGTTAGACAAATTTTATATCTGtttactttctctctttcatgtTCATTGATTTTTCCCAAATAGGGTCAATcaaagtttcattttttatagCAAATTATGttcatgaatcttcttcttctcttatcaaaaaaaaagttatgatttAGAGCTACATACTCGCTTTCTGGGGACCCTAGAAACATAATCACAAGTTCATGGATTtgtcatcatctcttcttcattctaCTTTTGTCTcattctttaacttttttttcttttcttttctttttgttggcaGCAAGAAGTGTCACCAAGAAAACATACCCACCTTCCACACCCATTAAAACATGACAATCCTCTTGTagtaaaccctaaaaatcaatCAACTACAACAAACATACacgaaaaagagagaaagatcaaatggaattgaagaagacgaaaagcCATATAAAAAACACATACAGAAAACTCATCTCGGAGAACTAAGGTTTCCTTCGGCGGCTGCCGTTTTAACTCTCAGCCCAGTTAGTCTACATGGGCCCTATTACTCGGCCCAACATACAACATTATTTTTACACCTTAACTTTTTTGTGTCTCACCAAAATCTGGCAAATGAATACTTGTGTTGTAACAGTATTCTTATGGAAGGTTTTGTGTGGTGCCTTGCCGGTTGCAACAGAGTTAAGAGGAAGAGGAATGAGAATTGATGAGAGATGTCAAACGtgtggagaagatgatgaatcgGTGAATCATGTCTTGTTCACATGTCCACTAGCGAGACAGATATGGGCCCTTACGGGCATCCCTTCTCCTGAGAATGGGTTCCCTAAGGGGTCGGTTTTCTCTAATATTCAGTACCTTCTCCTGAATATTAAGAATAAGGTTTGGCCGGAGGAACTAAGGAGGTCATTCCCATGGACCCTTTGGAGAATCTGGAAAAACAGGAACCTTATATCTTTTGAAGGAAAGGGTTTTACTCCCCTGGAAACTACTCAGAAAATAAGAGAGGATTGGATGGAATGGAGGGATGCTCAAATAGTGGAACCAATTGAAGAAGAGGTAGGGGAAACAGAGGTTATAAGGGAAAGGTTGcaggaaagaaaaaatggagGACAGAAGAAACGGGGATGGAGAGCACCGGCCTTGAATTGGGTAAAATGCAATGTCGGTGTGTCTTGGTCAAATAGGAACAAGCTAGCTGGGGTAGCTTGGGTACTGAGGAATCATGAAGGAATGGTTCTGTTACATAGCAGACGAGCTCTCACTGGTGTGAAAGATAAAAGAGGAAGCACAGCTGAAAGGGTTAATCTGGGTTATTGAGGCCATGAGGAATCATGGAGTGGAGAAAGTAACTTTTGCGTTACAGGTTGATGTTTTGGTAAAAGCGATTACCAAGCCAACGATGTGGCCTTCATTTAGATACCAATCTATGGAGGTGAGGAGATCCTTAAGATGGTGTAAGGATTGGAATTTCGTTTTGGAAAACTCTCAAATAGAGGAGCTACTCTGATAGCACAAAGCGTCACCAAGGATGGTAGACTTCAGTCATATGTGGCATCGGGACATCCTGTGTGGCTTGATGGTTTGTTTAGAGAAGAAAGTCGGGGAGCGGCTGTTTGATTGGGAGTTTTTTGGGCCATAGAAGGGGTCTAACATTTTTTGTATAGGCCTGATTGAAAGGATTAGGGTAGtaaagggaaaaaagaaaggcTAAATTGCCAGCTAACCAAAAGATATGTATGTTCTTTGGTACAATCTAAATCAATATAATACAACGCcagttcacaaaaaaaaagaataatgtgTGTGTTCACTTCATATATGCATTGGTGATTATTTGGTGCTATAACGTGATGTATACACACGGTTTGTCTTGATGTCCAAGCATAAGTACGCGCTCTGAGTGAGTGaatacccaacaaaaacacatggTGTGGAACGCGCTTCAAGCTTATTGTGGCGATATGGACGCAGCCAAGGGTAACAGACACATCCAAAATCCCGAAGCTTGAGATAGTTTGGAGTCGTCTTAAAAAGACGCAAGTAGGGAGAGTCACCGTGAAGTACATCGGTGGGCATCTAATTGATTAAGTAGACCGCCGTCGCAAACCCATAAGGCCAATAAGTACTTGGGACTGAAGCATGACTAAGCATTGCAAGACCCGTTCAACGATATGGCGATGCTTCCTTTCGGAGATACCATTATGTTCAGGGGTATGTGGGGGCGTAGTATAGTGTTATATGTCATGTATTGCCAAGAACGATCTCAAAGCCACAAAACTCACCACCATTATCCGAATAAAGAgtttgaattttggtttgaaaCCGATTCTCCACTAGAgctttaaaaaccacaaaaacatctTTAACTTGGGATTTTTGTTTAAGAGGGTAAAGCCATGTGTATCGTGTAAAGTGTTCAACAAGAAAAAGGTGGTATTTGAAATTTTCAATGGAGATAAGAGGCGAAGACCACACATCAGTATATATGTATTCAAGAGGTTGGGAAGATGCAATTGTGTTTGAAGCAAATGGATgcttgtgacttttattgataaAGCAATCCTAACAAGACAAATTGTTTTGGGAGGATGAAGAGAGAGGCAACAAAATTTGGaaacaatggattttaaaacCGAAAAAGATGGGTGACCAAGTCGAAGATGCCAAGAGGAGAGATCGGTTTTTGGTGAGAGTGAAGCCGCGAAAACGTCAATGGAGTTGTGATGAACCGGCCACTTATACAGTCCATTCCTAGTTCTGCCTTGGAGTAACTTGACCCCGTGTTCAGATCCCTCACCTGAAAATGAGCCGGAAAGAATGCAACGGAGACATTATTAGCATTACACAAACGATACACGGAAATAAGATTCTTACTAATATTCGGAACATATAACAGTTCGGTTAATGCAAGATGGCGAGAAGGTGTATAAAGTAAACCGGAACCCGTTTGTGCAATCTTAAGACCAGAACCATCAGCAATGGACACCTCCTCGCCCCGGTGTAGGGCTGATGAAGCGAGAGATTAGACAAATCAGAAGTCAAGTGATGCGTAGCACCACTATCCATGATCTAGTTGGCCGGATTGTACGACGGAATAGTGGCCACATTAGCATGTGGTCGTCACGGCATGTTTGGTGTATACCCTCCGGTAGATGACTAAGAGCGGGAACCAGACATTTATAACTGAGAGCACCTCCGCGCACTATGACCAAAGACACCACACAGCTGACAACGACCTTGATAGCCTCGTCTTGGGATCCACGAGAATATTGTTGTGGACCACGAAAGTTCGAACGGTTGGAGTGACGGTTGTTGTTGTGGTGAGAACCGTGGTTTTTGTAAGAAGCAACGTTAGCCGTGAGGGGTACTAACGACGAGACAGAACTTGGAAGAGAAGTTTCAACTCATAGTTGATCAACTTCTCATGCAGCGTCGCTATGGATGGAGGTGTGTCACGGCCATCAATCTGATAAACTACAGGTTTGTAGTCTTCCGGAAGGCCAGCGAGAACATAATCGATTCCCAAGAAGTGCAAGCTGATCAAACCGAGAAACAAACCCTTGAACGTATTCATCAACTGATCGGGAGCCCTTCTTCCAGTTGCGGATTTGTTCACGGATATGCTTAATGTGACCCCAACTTGGGCGAGCATAGGTAGAGGAGAGAAGACTCCAGATCTCAGCAGAGGTGGATGTTTAAGACAAAATAGGCTGAACTTCGACAGAGATTGCACCCAGCAGAGAAGAGTAAATGAGTTGATCCTGTCGCACCCATAAGGTGTAATCAGGATTGACCGTAGAAGCACCATTTGTGGTGACGGTAGAAGCTGGTGCAGGAGTAGTGCCGTCAAGGTAACCGGCGAGACCGTAGCCGGCGAGCAATGCACGAATCTCGCGATTCCACATCAAAAAATTGGAAGCAGTTAACTTGGTCACGTTTGACATGTTGACGGTGTGTAGTGTATTAGTATTAGAAGAATCAATGACATCAGATGGAAAAGACGACattgaaacagagaagagaagaagaagaaaagagacgAAAGCGACGGAATAAAAAAGCGGAGAGCTAGGTCTTAGGATCTTATAGTTGTGATACCATGTAATGAAGGCTTGTGTATTAGTGAAATgactttacaatatatatacatatgatacGTGGGTTTCACTACTACTATTTACACATTTATCCTTTACATATATAACTCTCCTCCTATATGTGCTACGCATCGATCACATCGTTGATTAATCCTATTTCCTCAAATCACAGCTCCATCACTCAGTTAGGAGTTTTATCCTATTTTTATACTGTGATCGGAAATATAACCCAAGTACCCAACGAATATGCTAATTAACACTAAGAAGAGCTACGTAGTGTAAagtatattttcgttttttctcttctgtttttttctaatcaaataTAATCAAGTATCATTTTTATCACTgaatttcattttcaaaaaacGTAGAAATTAAAAGACTGTCCTTGGTATCGTGGGACAATTATAAATACTAGGTTAGATCCGTGCTAGGTAGGTTAGATCCGCGCTAGGCCGTGAGatactttttataattatttttagatatattgaattattgaaaatatatttttttaaaaatttggattaACTGTAAAGACTATGGTTTATACAATGATAAGATAGAAAATGcattaataagataaaaatagagAATCTCAAATTTAAGAtaacttataaatatttacatttaaatcggatatatttaaatatttaatgtataaatAGCCTAACTAACGCTAATGTatgctctgttttattttctttatcttttgtaggagatatattattaatacaGTTTGAATATGTGAtgtattttttgtagtttatacaaattcaatcacataattgttatatagtgttttttatggttaaaaaaattattatcaagcataatttattatattggttTAGCATTCTTAAACTGCAATCTCAAAAAAGAACCTTCCAAAAACTTAATTCCAgttaaagcaaaacaaaaacaactatGCCGTGAATATTTGCTCACATATTCAATTCGATATCAAACTGCAGTTTAGTTCATGAAATAAACACCATTGAAATAAATCCTATAGTTCCATACCAATTTGGCCAATGTTCACAAACCAAAACTTGTTTACATTATAAAGCTGTCGACTTTATTCATAATCTTCAATCACCTAACAAAGAAATACTCTGAAAGTGTCAAATTTCAATTCATTTCTACCCTCGAATCAAAGCGAATACCGAATTCATAACGAGATTCAATCggaaaaactcaaaacttctCTTCTACCCAAAACCACGAacacaaagataaatcagaaaaaaaaactcattaataAGTCTTAGATTCAGAGATagcatattttattttccacatTATCCACAGTCTCAGCTTTTGCTTAACTCGATGGAATTCGAATcgaaaaaaaatagtaagaggCAGCTGCTAGAAGGgggaaattttttatttaggtttattatatttttttcttttaattatttgagaAGATATACAAACTTGAAATAATATACGTTAATATTTAAGCTGCATGGATCGGAAATGGGTACGTCGAAAAGGAAGCGTTTAGAAGCAGGGAAGcgaatttttctaaaaaattaggAAGCGGGTACGTTTGTTGGAAacgtttaaatatatatatatattatatataagttttatggtttaaataaGATTAAATTTAGGAACCTTAGAttactaattaatataaatattaatattagtatataaaaatatctaaattttgTTAGAAATTGAGGTTATTTTTGTTGACTGGTATATTCCACTGCGATTCCACCCGTTTCCTGGCGATTACGATCCCGCTACTGACGCATACTTTCCTCCAAGTATGATTCCAAGAAAAAACATACTTTCCTCCGTTCTAATATACAACAACGACGAATCAATACAGAACAATATTCTtgtaaataaaaaccaaatcatacaaagcacacaaacaaaactttgataaaatgtttaaaatgttCGGTTAATGGGCCTCTTCTatagggttttaattttttttttggaatcttAAATATTGACAAATTTTAACTGATATGTATTAGTGTTACAATTTGATAGGTTAGTAATTTTAACTGAGATGTCAACTGCTGCTTGAATAACAAAGCTGATGTGTCAAGCtctggaaagaaagaaagaaattttattataatgatAAAATCTTCATATGATATTGATCCAAATGTTTGTAAAccattatataaaatattgagtaTGAAATAAAGTTgtgtttaaaagaaaacaaataaacatgcACGTATTGTACATTAACTGAAATTAACAGTcattaatataataacaaaatctacCATTATGTTTTAGTTTAGCCGCGCTATCAACAAaagtatataagaaaaagaagtattttAGTTCTTCTCTAGAGACACATGGGCTATTCACGGGATATCCTAATTTTAAGACACCAAAtttcatcaaattttatttttatttttttgtcaattgatAATATTGATATAATTAGATACTAGTATacattgtaaaatataatttaagccggtagaaaacaaaaaaaaaaatcggagtCTAAAGTTTATAAGAGGAAGACAAGATCGGCAAACGATTAGAAATCTCCGAAAATCAAAGTGAAACCAAGAGAATAAACACAAAGCAGAAAATTTCAAATctggaaagaaaacaaacccataaatgaaaaacaaatgcaAAGAAGTTCAAACATTACTAAAAACTAtcagaagaaacaaatttttttttttatggtcagTCTTTTATATTTTGAACGAATCAGGAGGACATGttccaaagaaaaaattacGTACACAATGAAATCATAATGACCCTTAACTTGTATCATAACTTATAACACATAGATAATGTTGATATgtgtaaaattgtaaataatcTACGACTATATATTTGACTTTCATATTATGCAGAAATTAACTATATGACATTTATACTTACATGCTAcgtaaattatatatagttcCATCCCatccatatataataaactacacattcaaacaacaagaaaaaaaaacaataagtgagcactatatatgtaacattttaGCGATAGGGATGATTCTACATTAATTCGATGGTAATGGAAATCTTTTATCTAACTCccgtaattttttttatctatctcCCGTGTTTGAAGGCTCAGTATGTAGGCTCATTTTtccaaattaaacatttttatgtATCAGACCTTTCTTAAATCTTTATATAGTAAGTATTTGTTTGTAGTATTTTCTATGAATTTAAAATCACATTTGTTCGTGTTGAATTATTAGTGTTGTCATCTTGCGGTTGTTTTTGGAGATCGTTGGAATCATAACATCACAAAAAATACGGTCAGTTGTAAGATACTAATGTAGTGTTTTCGGGAAAAAAGTTGATGCTCAAGTCATACATAATATGTCTATTGATACTAGAGGAGTAAAGTTTGTTAAACCgatagttataacttataaaaattattatgagtTTAGCGAAGAGTTATTGGTGTCTTGGTTTCACTAATTTTGAACCCTTTTCATATACTGtatagtgttatatatatataatatattgtaactagaatttgtacccgcgcacgcgcggtattttaatttaaaatatttcttatcaattgaaattgttgagctcaatataatcattccaacttttgagtataaatatataacttactttacttagtgatatacaacatatatattttttaagataatatttctttgttatatctatttgcgatttTATGTGggatttagttaaattttttatcaataagaatcattgaatatgaatataatttgaagattaaaagataattcTACACAAATTtcatacttattttactaatctatatataacatatattgtgtagtgtcgcaataatattgtcgacaatcttctgaccttttatctttaaaagagttcgttccatattcatatcctatgaaaacataattttaaaagttctaacgtcaatgtcttgacctaattatagagaccatttaatCATATTgatatcctacattaaatgcgaatatacaaagtttcatgaacagttttaCTCCTATGTCACTACAATAAGattgtccaaatgcatcatctgccgttataaaattttagactaagtcaagaatgcttaaatgatgaaacattTAAACCTCACAATGAATATTTATTCActaatctcatatgttatttgcagatattaattttttgatGTAACCCGAGCTTcgtcttttcaaaaaaaacatagtgtactttaaatatgttgtttttgccaatgttttgggttaaaaacatttgataatatttatatatatatatatatatatttgttatatatgttttatatcatgttataaaattgtagctccagtttataatataccttatgagatatgctacacaaatcatatgccactttttgtaacggcttGCATATCATTTTGTCTATATTTCCaaaccattgattttgtttttttagatagattatttttcaaaattctttttaatagttttcccaaaaaaaagtgtcCCCCTTacaatgtatttgttttagatcaaaacttttaagttaagttaagttaagtaattaatcttttctttcttataagtaaaatttaataataaatctttatggtatatgtttcttagaaactaatgtttcacttcaattttatattcatgtttagatttttataaatacaattacataacttgttttttactccaccatgcattaaaatcttacatacattctaaaactcattaacccattataaattttggaatataatcattctttggttataattttaataataacattattactaaaacaaatttatagtattatttttactattttaaaattttcatttaatttacttaattcatttttagttagttattattttcattatttattacaaaattatattattttttatactattttaaaatttaattaattttagttaattagtttttaaattatttattactattattaattataattaataaatatgcaatgaatgaatattaaaaatagtattttttatgaaaaaaaaaattgattaggtggatgatgatgtggaggaacgagaagtgagcaaagttaactttatatatatagatattgtaTCAAAATGTATAAAGTTTAAATgtatggaaaatatatatcGAAATGCCAAAGTTTATCCACATTGTTTTAGACCTTCAAATATATAGTACGGAACTGCATATGTAACAAGAAACTGATGTCATTTAATAAATacgattattttgttttcattttattttcttaacttaAAAGAATATGCAaactgttattttattttaattttctgttgGCCCAGTCGGTAAGTACAATATGCGTTTGTGTTGGTGAAGAAGACCAAAGAAggaatctatttttttttttttttatcaaacaacttGCATTCATTAATCAATGCCAAAATAACATaggaacaaagaaaagataGGATTAATCGGCAATAggttcttgagagctttgagccaaatTCTTGAAGGAGTTTTGGTACATGTGAGATCAAGATTGTCGATAGCTCTTCCATGGACAAGCCAACGGATGAGAAGATTGCCACTGTCATCAAACTGGTTGGCGGTAATAAAGGGATCAAAGCTGAATTTCTCTCCGGTTTGAGGAAGCCTACACGAGGTAGTAGCTTGACAATTTTTCGAGCAAGGTTTGTGGAGCTCTGGGGCTTAAAGATGTTTGGTAGAGTTGCCATAGAGTAGAGAGAGACCTTGATCAAACCAAAGTCGTAGACTAAACTCGGACCAATTGGAGATAATATCCAATTACCAAAGAACATCAAGCAATAGGATTCATGGGTCTAAACCGAAAGGGATATTATAACCAAGGTTCTCAAGGAATGAGAGAGATGCCACAGCAACAATGATGATTTACAACTCAAATGGAATCCACAGAGTTCGTAAACTTGACC
The sequence above is a segment of the Camelina sativa cultivar DH55 chromosome 10, Cs, whole genome shotgun sequence genome. Coding sequences within it:
- the LOC104720377 gene encoding uncharacterized protein LOC104720377 is translated as MSSFPSDVIDSSNTNTLHTVNMSNVTKLTASNFLMWNREIRALLAGYGLAGYLDGTTPAPASTVTTNGASTVNPDYTLWFSLFCLKHPPLLRSGVFSPLPMLAQVGVTLSISVNKSATGRRAPDQLMNTFKGLFLGLISLHFLGIDYVLAGLPEDYKPVVYQIDGRDTPPSIATLHEKLINYELKLLFQVLSRR
- the LOC104720376 gene encoding uncharacterized protein LOC104720376, with protein sequence MSLLLAQPSKFCFRRPVLVRSSPHLSNALPSLMLQSHCHSLVLICADPCKVPGKIIIRRSGLSFHKGISFEELVRKLDEEDEKDNKLRRDLYKEMGTMGPSNGWLPTLKNGVLILREVNINSVTDPKSILLPPLVTLPYCQTQYITKVAMSSSFPEEEDCVVAVKFLGPQLSFCRPAQSNSEWVNVRMTDPCFFSSPVMYSKKDNMFRIAGSGGHLIGWDLHNPSNNPKLQNLRFQNLPKLSETKRDLLYSCSTSEHLVESVTTSETFMVKLYRKTAEIVEGVPRRKTEAIMVFRLDEEGNAVYTQDIGDQSIFLTNSEAFCVPSSSSNSCICRSNTVEFFYVDEHVRLFRLAKQKWDS